A stretch of the Marasmius oreades isolate 03SP1 chromosome 8, whole genome shotgun sequence genome encodes the following:
- a CDS encoding uncharacterized protein (BUSCO:EOG09261EAB) → MNGRPAVSLRSLPTLSSSNPPSARSTGSESSTSKHTARSRRTKSQEVEQPEEKDVEERPTASATMLSPRSSNYERLEGGMGPGKVRNRKRFGWKKFAIGATILIGLVWLFGPRENIKRLPWSASEEDMDVGDSNPKTYPSRPNHHTPTDDDVEIHPPPPNSGSNAHPTSYEEDSDPTSTTHCTKPYSPTSSLVQWALMIDAGSTGSRIHIYKFNNCQKNPSFEYEVFHMIKGGLSDYAGKPEEAAESLDVLMDEALRVVPESLQSCTPVAVKATAGLRLLPGSQSADILKAVERALKESYPFKLHEPDGVVIMDGKDEGVYAWITANYLLDTIRDTTKNADHSDTYAVLDLGGASTQIVFEPKFSKPDSSLEEGDHKYDLEFLGKKYVLYQHSYLGYGLMKARARIHQIVEFMASLDPSREKAKEKGLEVFGNPCIAKGMKRDVEIEDAKTGDKKNVTMVGEEIGSFDACNRVIELALAKDAICKLKPCSFNGVYQPSLLDTFPSGRVLLLSYFYDRLEPILSGSHARSSSSSSEDLIQTSSPSGNPKLSISYISSLARTICEGRPSWDQNLKPSVALMKELEGRPEYCLDLTFMHALLRLGYEFGGEKEVELGKRVEGTELGWCLGATISMVGGGNLKCRV, encoded by the exons ATGAATGGCCGACCGGCTGTGAGCCTCAGATCTCTACCCACCCTTTCCTCCTCAAACCCACCATCCGCTCGCTCAACAGGCTCTGAATCATCAACTAGTAAACATACCGCTCGTTCTCGTCGCACCAAATCACAGGAAGTAGAGCAGCCTGAAGAAAAAGACGTAGAAGAGAGACCTACTGCCAGCGCTACGATGCTCTCACCACGAAGCAGTAACTACGAAAGATTAGAAGGAGGAATGGGGCCTGGTAAAGTGAGGAATAGGAAGAGATTTGGTTGGAAGAAGTTTGCCATTGGGGCGACTATTCTTATTGGGCTGGTGTGGCTCTTCGGACCTCGAGAGAATATCAAGAGGTTACCTTGGTCGGCGTCGGAGGAGGATATGGACG TAGGTGACTCAAACCCAAAAACCTATCCTTCTAGACCAAACCACCATACACCCACTGATGACGACGTCGAGATCCACCCACCTCCCCCCAACTCGGGTTCCAACGCTCACCCAACCTCGTACGAGGAAGACTCCGACCCAACTTCCACAACCCACTGCACAAAACCCTATTCCCCAACATCCTCCCTCGTCCAATGGGCACTCATGATCGACGCAGGTTCGACTGGCTCCCGCATCCACATCTACAAATTCAACAACTGTCAGAAAAACCCTTCGTTCGAATACGAAGTATTCCACATGATCAAAGGAGGACTCTCAGACTACGCAGGAAAACCAGAAGAAGCCGCTGAGAGTTTAGACGTGCTCATGGACGAAGCTCTCCGTGTCGTTCCGGAATCGCTCCAATCTTGTACACCGGTTGCGGTCAAGGCGACTGCTGGGTTGAGGTTGCTCCCCGGTTCGCAATCGGCAGATATTTTGAAGGCTGTTGAGAGGGCGTTGAAAGAGAGCTATCCTTTTAAGCTCCACGAGCCCGATGGGGTTGTGATTATGGATGGGAAAGATGAAGGGGTGTATGCATGGATTACGGCGAATTATTTGTTGGATACTATCCGGGATACGACGAAGAACGCGGATCATTCCGACACGTATGCTGTGCTTGACCTCGGAGGAGCATCTACGCAAATCGTGTTTGAACCCAAGTTCTCCAAGCCGGATTCGAGTCTTGAAGAAGGGGATCATAAATATGACCTCGAGTTTCTGGGAAAGAAATACGTGTTGTATCAGCATTCGTATTTGGGGTATGGGTTGATGAAGGCGAGGGCAAGGATTCATCAGATTGTCGAGTTTATGGCTTCGCTTGATCCTTCGCGAGAGAaggcgaaggagaagggaTTGGAGGTGTTTGGGAACCCTTGTATTGCCAAGGGTATGAAACGGGATGTGGAGATTGAGGATGCGAAGACGGGGGACAAGAAGAACGTGACGATGGTTGGCGAAGAAATTGGATCGTTCGATGCTTGTAATAGGGTTATTGAACTGGCATTGGCAAAGGATGC CATCTGTAAACTCAAACCCTGCTCATTCAACGGCGTCTACCAGCCGTCTCTCCTAGACACCTTCCCCAGCGGAAGAGTCCTCCTCCTTTCCTACTTTTACGACCGCCTCGAACCGATCCTCTCTGGATCTCACGCgcgctcttcctcctcttcctccgaagATCTCATCCAAACCTCATCTCCAAGCGGAAACCCGAAACTGTCGATCTCCTACATCTCTTCTCTTGCTCGAACGATCTGCGAAGGTCGTCCTTCCTGGGACCAGAATCTCAAACCTTCCGTTGCGCTTATGAAAGAACTAGAAGGAAGACCGGAGTATTGTCTTGACTTAACGTTCATGCATGCGTTATTGAGACTTGGATACGAGTTTGGTGGGGAGAAAGAGGTAGAGCTTGGGAAGAGGGTTGAAGGGACCGAGTTGGGGTGGTGTTTGGGAGCTACCATTTCCATGGTTGGTGGCGGGAATTTGAAGTGTAGGGTGTAA
- a CDS encoding uncharacterized protein (CAZy:CBM13): protein MRSTYSFLTLSALVAVVSAGTQLEFTKDGFSRCIAASSKTPGAPVVIHDCSTGDASNYDWDIDAFSTDQIPQQIKLFGQDLCVDVTSGVNADGTKLQLWTCTQGNTNQLWSHTSSLGIWQWAGTNKCIDLTDGNISDGNQFQVWTCDSSNMNQQFPGRTVPDTQTVTVTLEGGPALSQPRLCLAATENTDGARVSLAPCDNVASTFPSGNITWVVPRADLAGILSTYGGTKCLDLRNGDSTNGNGLQIWSCDSSNVNQVWRVEGLIPKISPRIDRDGNKCMDIKDGNVSPGADIQIWDCDPNGTSVNQRWIPRQ, encoded by the exons ATGCGTTCAACTTACAGCTTCCTTACTCTTTCTGCTCTGGTGGCTGTAGTTTCGGCTGGAACGCAGCTCGAATTCACCAAGGATGGAT TCTCCCGTTGCATCGCTGCATCCTCCAAGACTCCCGGCGCTCCCGTGGTCATTCACGATTGCAGCACTGGAGACGCTTCAAACTACGATTGGGACATTGATGCCTTCTCTACAGACCAAATTCCTCAACAGATCAAGCTTTTCGGTCAAGACTTG TGCGTGGACGTCACAAGCGGCGTGAACGCTGACGGTACCAAGCTCCAACTCTGGACCTGCACTCAAGGAAACACCAACCAACTTTGGAGTCACACGAGCTCCCTTGGTATCTGGCAATGGGCGGGAACGAACAAGTGTATTGACCTTACGGACGGAAATATCAGTGATGGGAACCAATTCCAAGTGTGGACTTGTGATTCTAGCaatatgaaccagcagttCCCCGGAAGAACGGTTCCGGACACTCAGACTGTTACGGTTACACTCGAAGGAGGACCTGCTCTGT CCCAACCTCGCTTATGCCTCGCGGCTACTGAAAACACCGACGGAGCTCGAGTCTCTCTCGCTCCCTGTGACAACGTCGCTTCCACCTTCCCCTCCGGCAACATCACCTGGGTCGTTCCCCGCGCCGACTTGGCTGGTATCCTCAGTACCTATGGTGGTACTAAATGCCTTGACTTGCGTAATGGAGATTCTACCAATGGCAATGGACTACAAATCTGGAGTTGTGATTCCTCGAATGTGAACCAGGTGTGGAGAGTTGAGGGGCTTATTCCGAAGATATCCCCGAGGATTGATAGGGATGGGAATAAGTGTATGGATATTAAGGATGGGAATGTGAGTCCTGGAGCTGAT ATTCAAATCTGGGACTGTGATCCCAACGGTACCAGTGTGAACCAGCGATGGATTCCTAGACAGTGA